In Candidatus Vesicomyosocius okutanii, one DNA window encodes the following:
- the coxB gene encoding cytochrome c oxidase subunit II, with translation MSKLTSYLGGLIAIVSVNAFSEYDLNMTRGVTSVSRDIYGLHMMVFWVCVAIAIIVFSIMIYSLIVHRKSQGAVAANFHESTKAELLWTGIPIIILVLMAIPASSTLIDLEDTSKAQMTIKITGHQWKWQYDYPKEGISFISNLKQNSKDAIYSKNKHENYLLEVDNNLVLPVDTSIRFLITSNDVIHNWWVPDFGVKQDANPGFINDAWAKIDEIGTYRGQCAELCGKDHGFMPIVVDVVSKADYAQWVLKKQITKAAKLTQSRKTWSEKDLTSLGKKVYNTNCSSCHGITGKGIPGIFPALRGSSVATGDIKNHIGIVLHGKAGTAMASYKNILGDADIAAVITFERNSFGNQMGDLVQPSDIKSAR, from the coding sequence ATGAGCAAATTGACGTCTTATTTAGGTGGTTTGATTGCAATAGTATCAGTAAATGCATTTTCTGAATATGATTTGAATATGACACGTGGAGTTACCTCTGTTAGTCGAGATATTTATGGGTTACACATGATGGTGTTTTGGGTTTGTGTTGCTATTGCTATTATTGTATTTAGTATTATGATTTACTCATTGATTGTACACCGTAAGTCGCAAGGTGCGGTAGCTGCAAATTTTCATGAAAGTACAAAAGCTGAATTGCTTTGGACAGGTATTCCTATTATCATCTTAGTATTAATGGCAATTCCTGCTTCAAGTACATTGATTGATTTAGAAGATACTTCTAAAGCGCAAATGACCATTAAGATTACAGGCCATCAGTGGAAATGGCAATACGATTACCCTAAGGAAGGTATTAGTTTTATTTCTAACCTTAAACAAAATTCTAAAGACGCTATCTACTCTAAAAATAAACATGAGAATTATTTGTTAGAAGTGGACAATAATCTAGTGTTACCGGTAGATACTTCTATTCGTTTCTTAATCACCTCAAATGATGTTATTCATAACTGGTGGGTACCTGATTTTGGCGTGAAACAGGATGCTAACCCAGGTTTTATTAATGATGCGTGGGCAAAGATTGATGAAATAGGCACCTATCGTGGCCAGTGTGCTGAACTTTGTGGTAAAGATCATGGTTTTATGCCTATTGTGGTTGATGTAGTCTCCAAGGCAGATTATGCTCAATGGGTATTAAAGAAACAGATAACTAAAGCAGCAAAACTTACTCAATCAAGAAAAACTTGGAGTGAAAAGGATCTAACAAGCTTGGGTAAAAAAGTTTATAACACAAATTGTTCTAGCTGTCATGGTATTACTGGAAAAGGTATTCCTGGTATTTTTCCAGCGCTTAGAGGTAGTTCTGTTGCAACTGGTGATATCAAAAATCATATAGGCATTGTTTTGCATGGAAAGGCCGGGACTGCTATGGCTAGTTATAAAAATATACTGGGAGATGCTGATATTGCAGCAGTAATAACCTTTGAAAGGAATTCTTTTGGTAATCAAATGGGTGATTTGGTTCAGCCATCAGATATTAAATCTGCACGTTAA
- the ctaD gene encoding cytochrome c oxidase subunit I gives MTTITAYTSHHSPEKGLMRWIKTTNHKDIGSLYLWFAFIMLLVGGVMAMVIRMELFQPGMQLINPQFFNQMTTMHGLIMVFGAIMPAFVGLGNWLIPMMIGAPDMALPRMNNWSFWILPFAGGILLSTFFMEGGAPAFGWTFYAPLSTTFAPDSTDFFIFAVHLLGFSSIMGAINIVATVVNMRALEMKLMDMPLFVWTWLITSFLLIGAMPVLAGAVTMMLTDRNFGTAFFDAAGGGDPVMFQHIFWFFGHPEVYIMILPAFGVISHVIPTFARKPLFGYSSMVYATASIAFLSYIVWAHHMFLTGMPVAGELYFMYATMLIAVPTGVKVFNWISTMWRGSMTFETPMLWAISFVFLFTIGGFSGVMVGIAPADIQYHDTYFVVAHFHYVLVTGALWSIIAATFYWLPKWTGKMYNETLAQVHFWWAVVSVNVLFFPQHFLGLAGMPRRIPDYSLQFADFNMISSIGGFAFGTSFILFTYIVIDCIRNGKPADARPWEGAKGLEWTLEPKAQYHSFNKPPTRELIKQESQNS, from the coding sequence ATGACAACAATAACTGCTTACACTAGCCATCACAGTCCTGAAAAAGGTCTGATGAGATGGATCAAAACAACCAATCATAAAGATATTGGATCGTTATATTTATGGTTTGCGTTTATTATGCTATTAGTTGGTGGTGTAATGGCAATGGTTATTCGTATGGAGTTATTTCAACCAGGTATGCAATTAATTAATCCACAATTTTTTAATCAAATGACAACCATGCATGGTTTAATTATGGTTTTTGGTGCAATTATGCCAGCATTTGTTGGTTTAGGTAACTGGCTTATTCCAATGATGATAGGAGCGCCTGATATGGCATTGCCACGAATGAATAATTGGTCTTTCTGGATTCTGCCATTTGCTGGTGGTATTTTACTAAGCACATTTTTTATGGAAGGGGGTGCACCTGCGTTTGGTTGGACATTTTATGCGCCACTGTCAACAACATTTGCACCAGATAGTACCGATTTTTTTATTTTTGCAGTACATTTGTTAGGCTTTTCTTCCATTATGGGTGCGATTAATATTGTTGCAACAGTGGTCAATATGCGCGCACTAGAGATGAAGCTTATGGATATGCCATTATTTGTATGGACATGGCTAATTACCTCATTTTTGCTTATTGGTGCGATGCCAGTACTTGCAGGTGCGGTAACTATGATGTTGACAGATCGTAATTTTGGTACGGCATTTTTTGATGCAGCAGGTGGTGGTGACCCTGTTATGTTTCAGCATATCTTTTGGTTTTTTGGTCATCCTGAGGTTTATATTATGATTTTGCCAGCATTTGGCGTAATTTCACATGTTATTCCAACTTTTGCACGTAAACCTTTGTTTGGTTATTCATCAATGGTTTATGCTACAGCATCGATTGCATTTTTATCCTATATTGTTTGGGCACACCATATGTTTTTAACTGGCATGCCAGTTGCTGGTGAGTTGTATTTTATGTACGCTACCATGTTAATTGCAGTGCCAACAGGTGTTAAGGTGTTTAACTGGATCTCAACTATGTGGAGAGGTTCTATGACTTTTGAGACGCCAATGTTATGGGCCATTTCATTTGTATTTTTATTTACAATTGGCGGTTTTTCTGGCGTAATGGTAGGAATTGCGCCGGCAGATATTCAGTATCATGATACTTATTTTGTAGTTGCACATTTTCATTATGTTTTAGTGACTGGTGCATTATGGTCTATTATTGCAGCAACATTTTATTGGCTGCCTAAATGGACAGGTAAAATGTATAATGAAACTTTGGCACAGGTACACTTTTGGTGGGCAGTTGTTTCAGTAAATGTTTTATTCTTTCCTCAGCACTTTTTAGGGCTTGCTGGTATGCCTAGGCGTATTCCTGATTATTCGTTACAGTTTGCTGATTTTAATATGATCTCTTCTATTGGTGGCTTTGCATTTGGTACATCATTTATTCTATTCACCTATATTGTTATTGATTGTATTCGTAATGGTAAACCAGCAGATGCTCGTCCTTGGGAAGGCGCTAAAGGTTTAGAATGGACCTTAGAGCCAAAGGCACAGTATCATAGCTTTAATAAACCACCAACAAGAGAGTTGATTAAGCAAGAATCTCAGAACTCTTAA
- a CDS encoding cytochrome c oxidase assembly protein: protein MVDISVRKKITKTFWIKLILSPILMFAFAYAMVPIYDVFCEITGFNGTTGRINSEQIYAIDESRRIEVSFFAMTMGGFPVQFRPKINSMEVIPGKFYTTSYIAKNNTDKVVIGQAIPSVAPTEAALYFKKLECFCFNKQVFEPHQKIEMTLRFVIEPELDKRIKDVSLSYNFFKIKS from the coding sequence ATGGTTGATATAAGTGTTCGGAAAAAAATAACAAAAACATTTTGGATAAAATTAATTTTATCACCAATATTAATGTTTGCCTTTGCTTATGCAATGGTACCTATTTACGATGTATTTTGTGAAATTACTGGATTTAATGGAACAACAGGTAGAATTAATAGTGAACAAATATATGCTATAGATGAATCGCGCAGGATTGAAGTAAGTTTTTTTGCTATGACAATGGGGGGGTTTCCGGTACAGTTCAGACCTAAGATAAATTCAATGGAAGTAATACCTGGTAAGTTTTACACTACTAGTTATATTGCTAAGAATAATACTGATAAAGTTGTTATTGGTCAAGCAATTCCTAGTGTTGCTCCTACAGAAGCGGCATTGTATTTTAAAAAGTTAGAGTGTTTTTGTTTCAATAAACAAGTGTTTGAACCACATCAGAAGATAGAAATGACTTTAAGATTTGTGATTGAGCCAGAATTAGACAAGCGTATTAAAGACGTGAGCTTATCTTATAATTTTTTTAAGATTAAAAGTTAA
- a CDS encoding cytochrome c oxidase subunit 3, with protein MNEQEYYVPSGTYWPIIGSIGVATLFVGFANQMHGASWGASIMALGFSILVFMMFGWFGQVVNESTSGMYNSQVDRSFRWGMSWFIFSEVMFFAAFFGVLFYARQLSVPWLGGSGNNFFTPDLWNGFSSTWKQIAFSTPGLILQSGTAISVPRQLVDAWGLPALNTALLLLSGVTLTFAHHTLRNGDRNKIIGWLVATIVLGVLFLGFQITEYGHAYHDGLKLTSGIYGSTFYMLTGFHGFHVTVGVIMLTVILYRVQKGHFSADNHFGFEGVAWYWHFVDVVWLGLFIFVYWL; from the coding sequence ATGAATGAACAAGAATATTATGTGCCAAGTGGTACTTATTGGCCTATTATTGGTTCAATTGGTGTTGCTACTTTATTTGTAGGTTTTGCTAATCAAATGCATGGTGCTAGTTGGGGTGCTTCAATTATGGCCTTAGGCTTTAGTATTTTGGTATTTATGATGTTTGGTTGGTTTGGTCAAGTTGTTAATGAAAGCACTAGTGGTATGTATAACAGTCAAGTTGATCGCTCATTTCGCTGGGGTATGAGTTGGTTTATTTTTTCTGAAGTGATGTTTTTTGCTGCCTTTTTTGGCGTTTTATTTTATGCAAGACAATTATCAGTTCCATGGCTAGGTGGTTCAGGTAATAACTTTTTCACTCCTGATTTATGGAATGGTTTTAGTTCAACATGGAAACAAATTGCTTTTAGTACACCTGGTTTAATCCTACAATCAGGTACAGCAATTTCTGTGCCAAGACAATTAGTTGATGCTTGGGGGCTGCCAGCTTTAAATACAGCATTACTGCTTTTATCAGGTGTTACTTTAACTTTTGCGCATCATACACTGCGTAATGGAGATCGTAATAAAATTATTGGATGGTTGGTTGCTACCATTGTTCTTGGTGTGTTGTTTTTAGGATTTCAAATTACTGAATATGGCCATGCATATCATGATGGTTTGAAGCTAACTTCTGGAATTTATGGCTCAACATTTTATATGTTAACTGGTTTTCATGGTTTTCATGTAACAGTTGGTGTAATTATGTTAACTGTTATTCTTTATCGTGTACAAAAAGGACATTTTAGTGCAGATAACCACTTTGGCTTTGAAGGTGTTGCTTGGTATTGGCATTTTGTAGATGTAGTGTGGTTGGGTTTATTTATCTTTGTGTATTGGTTGTAG
- a CDS encoding DUF2909 family protein, with protein sequence MTQIIIVIIIIAILIALSISLLGMLRGGKAGSNKMFKSLVIRVVLSLSLFIIVMFFAYMGWIEPNIIMMDTFSFQ encoded by the coding sequence ATGACACAAATCATTATAGTTATCATTATTATCGCTATTTTAATAGCACTAAGTATAAGTTTACTGGGTATGCTTAGAGGTGGGAAAGCTGGTTCGAATAAAATGTTTAAATCATTAGTAATACGCGTGGTATTGTCGTTATCTTTGTTTATTATCGTTATGTTTTTTGCTTATATGGGTTGGATAGAACCCAATATAATTATGATGGATACATTTTCTTTTCAGTGA
- a CDS encoding SURF1 family protein has product MIKHTIFIPIILIFLIIYGLISLGFWQIDRADEKRVIENKIILAQQKPVQLITNVKELLNKEYHQVLLKGHYDTDKQFIYDNQIVNGNAGYYVLTPFVLSSKTTILVNRGFVPWNGSRGQLVNIKVDNLTRVIKVRLVKPVERIKLKQELITSNFPVLIQSLNLDELSLLSDYQIVAMLARLDIEDSDGFFRQWQSFYGSVNKHLSYALQWFLMALVLGIISLRLWIKKNKKN; this is encoded by the coding sequence GTGATTAAGCATACTATTTTTATTCCTATTATTTTAATATTCTTAATTATTTATGGATTAATATCGTTAGGATTTTGGCAGATTGACCGTGCTGATGAGAAACGTGTTATTGAGAATAAGATTATACTAGCGCAACAAAAACCAGTTCAGTTGATAACAAATGTAAAAGAGTTGTTGAATAAAGAGTATCATCAGGTGCTATTAAAAGGTCATTATGACACTGATAAACAATTTATTTATGACAATCAAATTGTTAATGGTAATGCTGGTTATTATGTACTTACACCTTTTGTATTAAGTAGTAAAACTACCATATTGGTTAACCGTGGTTTTGTACCTTGGAATGGAAGCCGCGGTCAATTAGTGAATATTAAGGTAGATAACCTAACAAGAGTTATTAAAGTTAGACTGGTTAAGCCTGTTGAGCGTATTAAACTTAAGCAAGAATTAATCACATCAAATTTTCCTGTATTAATACAGTCTTTAAATTTAGACGAGTTATCTTTGTTATCTGATTATCAAATTGTTGCTATGTTAGCGCGTCTTGATATTGAAGATAGTGATGGATTTTTTAGGCAATGGCAATCTTTTTATGGTAGTGTGAATAAGCACTTAAGTTATGCATTGCAATGGTTCTTAATGGCTTTAGTGTTAGGTATTATTTCTTTAAGATTATGGATCAAGAAAAATAAAAAAAATTGA